A genome region from Coffea arabica cultivar ET-39 chromosome 7e, Coffea Arabica ET-39 HiFi, whole genome shotgun sequence includes the following:
- the LOC140011314 gene encoding putative late blight resistance protein homolog R1A-4, translating to MKVAYSAELEIDSALVGDQREHCLDAVAGDIKLMRIEAEGIYNSIRYDGETQRVTKTTIDMPSQVTVPISSEALVGLNDEVESIIDRLLRGSEQLDIVAIVGMPGLGKTTIVNKVYSDPSVKFHFHIHAWCCVSQAYSKRSLLVQILCCIDGGSSIQYLEMNEDDMADKLHKFLKRNRYLIVLDDVWDIDGWDLLKHSLPDDCNRSRILLTSRFQNLSLQMKPDSKPHHLRPLTGKESLELLQKKLFGKQDCPPTLSEVVLHVAKYCKGLPLAVILVAGILATTQQDSWEEVTRRLSSTIFVDNEHCIETLEHSYNYLPDYLKPCLLYLSAFQ from the coding sequence ATGAAGGTTGCATACAGTGCAGAATTGGAAATTGACTCTGCACTGGTTGGTGATCAGCGTGAACATTGTTTGGATGCTGTTGCTGGGGATATCAAGCTTATGAGGATAGAGGCTGAAGGGATCTATAATAGCATAAGATATGATGGTGAAACCCAGAGAGTTACCAAGACTACCATTGACATGCCATCACAAGTTACTGTGCCAATATCCAGTGAAGCTCTGGTGGGTCTCAACGATGAGGTAGAAAGTATAATTGATAGACTTTTGAGAGGATCGGAGCAATTGGACATTGTCGCCATTGTGGGTATGCCTGGGCTTGGTAAGACAACAATAGTCAATAAAGTTTACAGTGATCCTTCGGTAAAGTTCCACTTCCACATTCATGCTTGGTGTTGTGTCTCTCAAGCATATAGCAAGCGTAGTTTGTTAGTTCAGATATTGTGTTGTATTGACGGTGGGAGCTCCATCCAGTATCTTGAGATGAACGAAGATGATATGGCTGACAAACTCCACAAGTTTTTGAAGAGAAATAGGTATCTCATCGTTTTGGATGATGTTTGGGACATTGATGGGTGGGATTTGTTGAAACACTCATTGCCAGATGACTGTAATAGAAGCAGGATACTCTTAACCAGTAGATTTCAGAATTTGTCTTTGCAAATGAAACCTGATAGCAAGCCTCACCATCTTCGCCCACTTACTGGGAAAGAGAGTTTGGAATTGTTGCAGAAGAAGCTATTTGGCAAACAAGATTGTCCTCCAACATTAAGTGAAGTTGTACTGCATGTAGCAAAATACTGTAAGGGCCTACCTCTTGCAGTTATCCTTGTTGCTGGAATTCTTGCTACTACTCAGCAAGACAGCTGGGAAGAAGTCACAAGACGTCTAAGTTCCACCATTTTTGTGGACAATGAACACTGCATAGAGACACTTGAGCACAGTTATAATTATTTACCGGATTATTTGAAACCATGCCTTCTTTACTTGAGTGCATTTCAATAA